The genome window CAGGGAGCAGTTATCTGCCGCTGCTGCGATTGTTAGCGACTCAATAGTTGAGCATGATGGCAATGTTGTGACGAGTCAAGGACCTGGAACAGCCATGGAGTATGCCGTTGCACTAGTTGAACAATTATTTGGGAAGGAAAAAGCTAAAGAAGTTTCTGGGCCATTGGTACGTTTCTTTGCCTTTTACCTTTCCTCACTGACATAAGGCGTTTTAATGTTTATTATAGACTCTAGAGGATCACAGTCGACCATTTTGTTATTATCTGGCTTACTACTTGTCCTGATGCATCTATCTATTCTGTGCGGTGCGGCAGTTTTTACATAATTAGCTTCTTGCATAATTTTTGTATAAGCATTTCTCACAAGCTGTTTATTCCTAGGTTATGCGCACCATTCACGGGGCTGAATTCCTGTTTGCTGAATTTAATCGAGTCAATTGGACATGTGATGGCTCCCCTAAGGTAATTTATGTTACTTTTTTGTACTAGTACATCTCATCCAAGCCACGATGTCATACCCCTGCCTCGACTTGAATCACTATGTAGGTTTAGTCTGGTACTTCAATTCGTTCAACCTCCAATAATCTCACATGCATGTCCATGACAAATTGAGGGGCCTGTGATGTGATAATTCCTTATCTACCAAGGCATGCCAGTTAGGTTGCATAGTTGATTATATACTTTGCCTTTTGTGTCACAGTATGTCTAGGCTGATAATTAATGTCAACTTGTTCTACTATCAAAGACCTTATTCAGGTTAAATTTTTTGCTGCTTCTAGAGGTAACCAAACTGCTTCTCTTCCTTTCACATtccaaaatttaactttttgTGTCAAACCTCCTCTTTGTATTCTTTGTGAACTAAAAATCAATGACTGTTTTGAATATGCAATTGACAGCCATTAACATTGTTTTGCACAATCATGTGTTTACATCCagttttcctcttctttttgcCTTTTAGATTCTTGTACCTATTGCTAATGGCACTGAGGAAATGGAAGCTCTTATTATTATTGATGTACTTCGATGGGTAAATGCTGAAGTTCTGGTGGCATCTGTTGAGGATAAACTAGAAGTTGTGGCTTCTAGAAAAGTGAAACTCGTTGCAGATGTGCTCCTTGATGATGTTGTTAATGGCTCATATGATGTTATTGTGTTGCCGGTATGAGAGCTACATTTGTTCTATCAAGCCAACAGCACCTGAAAATGCAGTCtgattttttttacattttgtacAAATTCAGGGAGGACTTGGTGGCGCGCAAGCCTTTGCAAAATCAGGAAACTTAGTTAATTTGCTGAAGAAGCAGCGTGAATCTAATAGACCTTATGGAGCATTCTGTGCTTCCCCTGCTTTAGTCTTGGAACCACATGGCTTGCTCAAGGTATCATTTTGAGATGCGTCACTGCGTGTTTTGTGTTCAATTTGGGTATATGCAGCTAAGGAGTATAACCGCTTTTCTCCAAAATTCAGGCATGTTGGAAGTCAACAAATTCATGAATTCCTGAAATTTTGCCTCGAAATTTGTAGTGCTTCCATCAGCCTCGTCTCTTCTTTGTGTACCTTGTTTAGTTTGAAGGCTACCATTCTGATGTCAAAATATTTGGTTTACCCTGCACTGGGTAGTTTCATGTCCGTTTTTGTCACTAATACCTACTCagtttttaattatgtattcTTTTTCACCTTGATATGATTGATGTCTTCTGCTCTCTTCAGGGTAAAAAGGCTACTGCGTTCCCTGCACTGTGCGACAAACTGACTGATCCAAGCGAGGCAGAGAACAGGGTGGTTGTGGATGGCCATCTCATCACTAGTAGAGCGCCAGGAACCTCACTGGAGTTCGCGTTTGCTATTACAGAGAAGCTCTTTGGGCGCGAGAAGGCTCTAGAACTGGCAAAGTTCTTGGTTTTTGTTCGTTAGTGGGCTTGGAACCGGACTCCCTCTAACCTTTCTCGTCCCCCTCCCCAAAGAAATCCGATGATGAACTAATCGACCTTGTGTATGTAGTCGTGTATGATATAGAATAAATTTTGGCCCTTGGGTGTTCTGAGATATTCAGTTTTAGTATCTTTGGGCTTTTACGTTGTCTTTGCAATGGGATGGCTGATAATGGTTATCAGAGGTCAAAACATTTGCACTAGTTTCTTAAGTTCCCAGAATACAACGCGCCTAAGCAGTCAGTCAAACGAGGTGGTTGCAAGTGTTATTTGGGCCTTTAATTTCAGGGTAGTCAAGAACCAGATTCATTTTCTCATGCTTCGATGTGTTGGGACAGTGGTTTGGGCCGGATGTACCGGACCTCCGAGACCGTTATCCGTTCCGAAGTTGCTCTGCCCTTTCCGATCGCAGCGAGAAGCTGAGGTGGGCAggccagttttgacatttcttCTTGTGATAAATCACGTCCTAATATGCTACTTAGTCAAATCACAAAAGTTGTAGATGTGGGAAATTTGTACTTCTCCCGATTTGGAGAACAGCAAGATCGCGCGGGGAGATGGACACTGCATGGAGTCTAAAATTTGGAGTGAGGGATAACATTTTGTTATTTAAGCAAACGAATCTGGgaaaaaattgtgaattttccAAAGAAAAACCTAGTACGTGCCAAATTTCCCCATGGACAAATTATGAGCTCGAGAAATTCCCGTTGTTGTGGTTTTGGGTCCTCCGTTGTTTTTCCCTACAAAGAAATTGGCTACCAAacgtgaaaaggaaaaaagcaaGAATTTCAATTTGATGCAACTATGCTGTCAAAGAAAACTTGCACTCTTGGACATGTAAAGTGTGTTGTTTCTGGTACCTTAACTCTGCCAGTCCTCTTGCAATGAGTTGGATTCTCTAATGTTTGGTCATTAATTTATTGTGCATGCAAATTATTGGGATCTTATTAATCTTCTTTATGACTAAAAGTAGTGTAGTATTTTCCAACGTCTATCAGAAATTTCTTGAATTAAATATCAAGTGCCTTTTCTTTCGTGCATACGTATAAAAGgttcaaaaaaaatatagtaATTGATTCCTTACAACGCGCTTCAATCAATCTAGCGGGAAAATCGCACTTCATGGACgtgcaaattaagaaaaaaatttaaaataaaaagttattagaaatgaaaattattattagcaaacttttgctttttgtgaaagtagaataaaaaaaaatcacacaaaattttAATACGAAATTCCTTCCTCAtgctttatattatatataataaaaatcaCCCATTTTGCAGCAATGTTTAGATAATAAAAAGTTCGAGAGAAGGATGAGTTGAATGATTAAGAAAgagtttggattgcattttttttgaattttttataaaaaaattactataataatttgatatatataaaataaaaaataattaaaaaatatatttacgcGGCGATTTTTTTGCAACCCAAACACTTCGCTGACCGGTGCTGTCTTACGACTTTTTGCTAACGTAAAACTACCACGTGTTATTCATTCATGATGACGGTCAATGGTCTAAAATTATTGTCCCTTTTACACGTCACAACTGTCCCCGTAAATCATCTGTGATTACATCTGTTCGGTTTTTACTACTATAAGCATTAGAGTACAGAATTTCCACTGTTCAAGCTCTTGACCTTGGCCAGCACTTGTTCGATCGTTGCAATGACAATAAATTAAGATTGGCccaatttcttttttgaatgcaTTGCAAAGAATGTTCACATTTATTATATTGAGCTGGTCATGACAATAATTCAGATGAGCTCCCCCCTTTCTCCTCCCTTTTCCATTTGCTGTCTCCCtcgaaacaaaacaaaacaaaacaaagaattACGCGTACCTATTAACCTATCAGCTCTTGTGTATTAATGAGTTCCTACCACTCTACAACCGGAGTTGCAACTTGGAACTGGAACACAGAACAAAATCAGTTAACGGCTCTGACCAGGTAAAAACTAAATGCTGGAATGAAACTTCAAACTTgactatttctaattttgttttagTCTGTCTTGCGAAAATAAAAGCATCCCAGCCCACTTTTAAGCCATTACAATTCTCCTGCATCAGCTGTCTCCTGGTCCACCAAGATAGTACCGCGAAGGTGAGCTTTCCATCTCTTTGTTTCTTGAAGATATTTTTGGGCTTTCTTTAGCATGTGCAATTGTGCATAGCTTTTCTCTGAACTTCGGTGATTCTCTCAATCCTTTTCATGCTTGATTAGTCAAGCACCTTTGATGAATTGTGGATGTGAATCTTGTTATAGACCGTATTCTTATGTTTGTAGCTTGATAAGTGCATGTTATCCTTGGTTTCAGTGATTCTTATAGCTAGTTTAAAGGTCATTTATATCCTTATTggcaaataatttattattatgaTGTCTCTGCAAAGGTAGTTGATTGGCCCTGTTGAATCTGGCTCAATTGGATATGAATTATGAACAGGAACCAGTAATTATAATCTAATGTGTGTTTGCTGAATCCTGCTTTTCTAAAACCAATGCGCAAAACAATATGGTAAATGCTTGTGTAGGTGCTATGATGCCTTTTGTTCCCTTCTACGGAGAATTTATATATTCATTCGTCATTGGTGCATATTAGTTCTTGCGGATGGCTTTGACTTATCCTGAGGTACTGTGCCTCGCAAATTCCTCTTTTAAACGATGATGCAAACGTTGCCTTTGCCCTGGTAATACCGATAGGGTCTTCTCAGGAGAGGTCTTAGGATTCACTTCTTGATCAATTTCAGAATTAGAACTTAAGCCTttctgtttccttttctttttatgcCTTCAATTTGTACCTTCAAAGAGATCATTTCTGCTCCACTTATCTTATAGTCACACTATGTGTTATCGATAGCAAAATAGTAATCTTAATTTATATAAATCTTTACCTGACCTGTAATGTTAGATCAGAACTTGACAAAGTTCTAAACTTTACAAATTTATTTGTCACAGTTGTTCTTGACAGGTAGTTTGTTCTGATTCGAATTCTTAATTGGCACACGAGATGGCTGCAGGGAGTTGTTTTACTTTCTGTTTCAAACAAAAAGCTTCTTCTCCAACTAGGGGAACAATAGAACTTGAGGAAGGTGGGTTTCTGGAAGAGTCACTTGGTACTTTAACATCCAATCTATTATCCAGATACCGAATTGGATAAATTCATGTTGTCTGAAGCATGATAATGGTCCTTCGTTAATTCTTGACTTCAATGATGAGCTCACATTTCTTAATTCTTGATCACTTTCTTCAATAAATGCTTGCAACAGCTCTTGAACATGTTTTTATGGCATATATACTATATACAATGATGCGTTTTTTATATGCATGAAACTGTTCTCAGTAGCTTCAAAATGTATGCAGAAGGTTTAAATGTAGACAATGCTAGGCTCTACAGCTACGAAGATTTGCGAATTGCAACTGAAGATTTCAGTCCTGTAAATAAAATTGGGAAAGGAGGGTTTGGTTCAGTGTATAAGGTAATACTTTTTGTTTCATACCATCCTTCTTCGGGGAATTACTTTGCTACTGGTGCTTGAGATATGTAGTTGAATTGTCTACTAATTGTCAGGGGAGGCTAAAAGATGGAACACTGGCTGCTATAAAAGTGCTTTCTGCTGATTCAACTCAGGGCATACGAGAGTTCTTGACGGAAATAGTGACAATTTCAGATCTAGAACATGAAAACCTGGTAAAGTTGTATGGCTGTTGTGCAGAAGGGGACCACAGGATATTGGTCTATGGCTATCTTGAAAATAATAGCCTTGCTCAAACTCTTCTTGGTAACTCATCGCCTCTTGTCATTTCGAAaactgtaatttttttttagatttagaTTATAAATTTCATTATATATAGGTGGTCACCGCAGCAGCATTCAATTTAGCTGGAAAACGAGGACTAAGATATGCATAGGGATTGCTCAAGGGCTTGCATTCCTCCATGAGGAAGTGCAACCCCATGTTATACATAGAGATATAAAAGCAAGCAACATTCTTCTTGATAAAGACCTTACAccaaagatttcagattttggTCTAGCGAAGCTCTTTCCGTCTAGTTTAACCCATGTTAGCACGCGCGTTGCTGGGACTCTGTAAGTTTATTTTCAGTATATATCTAAACCCCTTCCTCTCATTTAATGTACTGCAGAAGAAAATGGACaaagaaagcaaagagtttgcaACAAATGCAATTAATCTATTTGACTCAAAGTCTAATGTATTTTTTACTTATAATTTGTACATTGGTGCATGTTCTTAGAGGTTATTTGGCCCCTGAGTATGCAATTCGAGGCCAGTTGACACGGAAAGCTGATATTTATAGCTTTGGTGTTCTCCTTTTGGAGATTGTTAGTGGTAGATGCAACACAAACAAGCGGTTGCCTGTCGGTGAACAGTTTCTTCTTGAAAGGGTATGCAATTCTTCATTTGCTCATACTGAGAGGTTTATTCCTTGAACTATTATAAGtagaatatttttttgaattatcaGCTGAAAAAGTTCTTGCTACAAGAAACAAATGAGTAGGATATTAACTGATGTGCTGAGTAGATGAGTACTAATTTGTCTATTATGGAAGAATGGATTAAGATACCTAGCCTCCACCTTTTAGAACCTGAAATGATGAGTATAAACCAATATTAGATAATGAAGCAGTTCCTACTGAAACTCAAGTTGCCAACCTATCTGTCCttccttttcacttttttccCATTCTACAATGTAAACATATCTAAGTAATATAATCACACATTTTAGGTATAGCTGATGATAGCAAAATGCATGGTCTTGATGCTAC of Coffea arabica cultivar ET-39 chromosome 5c, Coffea Arabica ET-39 HiFi, whole genome shotgun sequence contains these proteins:
- the LOC113687865 gene encoding cold-responsive protein kinase 1, translated to MAAGSCFTFCFKQKASSPTRGTIELEEEGLNVDNARLYSYEDLRIATEDFSPVNKIGKGGFGSVYKGRLKDGTLAAIKVLSADSTQGIREFLTEIVTISDLEHENLVKLYGCCAEGDHRILVYGYLENNSLAQTLLGGHRSSIQFSWKTRTKICIGIAQGLAFLHEEVQPHVIHRDIKASNILLDKDLTPKISDFGLAKLFPSSLTHVSTRVAGTLGYLAPEYAIRGQLTRKADIYSFGVLLLEIVSGRCNTNKRLPVGEQFLLERVWVLFEKGELVQMVDPDLGGDIDVDEATRYLKISLLCTQDVPKNRPSMSTVVKMLTGEIDLDDKQIAKPGIIEELMVLRHNSTTTYTVSAGSGKKGNSSSSENTTMTYPSMSFTSIYDRDTSIYDRDS
- the LOC140007833 gene encoding protein DJ-1 homolog A-like codes for the protein MGALAFEVRNLARVSSFATLAQLPRHLCYSFLTFPTLHKQRFSFSVMASVNKKVLVPIANGTEPVEAVVPIDVLRRAGAEVTVASVEKKLQIDACRGVKIVADALISDCADNVFDLISLPGGMPGATTLKDNKTLESIVKKQASEGRLYAAICASPAVALGSWGLLKGKKATCYPSFREQLSAAAAIVSDSIVEHDGNVVTSQGPGTAMEYAVALVEQLFGKEKAKEVSGPLVMRTIHGAEFLFAEFNRVNWTCDGSPKILVPIANGTEEMEALIIIDVLRWVNAEVLVASVEDKLEVVASRKVKLVADVLLDDVVNGSYDVIVLPGGLGGAQAFAKSGNLVNLLKKQRESNRPYGAFCASPALVLEPHGLLKGKKATAFPALCDKLTDPSEAENRVVVDGHLITSRAPGTSLEFAFAITEKLFGREKALELAKFLVFVR